Part of the Benincasa hispida cultivar B227 chromosome 11, ASM972705v1, whole genome shotgun sequence genome, gaaaatatgagggtcaaaataaatattttaaaaatacagaGATCAAAATAAATCAAAGCTAAAAATACAAAgaccaaagtagtatttaaatttatttttttttatcaatctaTTATAGTTAAAGATaatgaaataatattttataataacatttttaaaagaatgTTAGCTAATAAAACCAACTAATTAGTAGCATAATCCCttttatatttatgaaatttgatcTTTTTGTCACTTCAAATTCTCAAAAATACCCCAAAAAATTacattgtaaatatattatacacacaaaagtttttattatttttattgttgttgttttaaaatttatttaaaatttattttttcctcCCTATTCTAGTCCTTTTAACACTAAATTTATATATTCTATTAAGGTTAAATAACAACATAGAggtatttttttcaatataattcGTAAATCCTATGGTTTAAAAAGCTTCGATTTAGTTATTTATGCATTAACATTTTCTAACTTTATCAATTTTCATCGGGGAATATTAAAATAGGTATAGACCTACACACAACAAAGTTTAtgcaaacttaaaattttggcgaaattaaaaaaatttcaatactAACATTCTTTGATAGCGAGGGTACAAGTGgaaaatagtaaaatataagagactaaatatatatatatatatatataaaagttaaaatgaGCATAGATCAATGACAATCGTTATGTACTCTTTTTAATATACGAGGTGCAAGTTCTCATATTCtacatattttcttttctttttttgggtcGAAAGAACCAATCTCATTATCATATATACGAAGCTTGATTCTCCCAATTTTAAGCATTATTTTCtgaacaaatatcaatttatactcctaaactttgaaattatgtcaattaaaattctaaactaataattttatcaatttaaaccctaaactttgaagattttatcaatttaaatcctgaactttaaaagttgtatcaatttaaaccctaaactttcataaatgtatcaattaaACCCTTCACTATGTTTCATATGGATAAACATAGTGTAAGACTTGTAATTTTATCGATTAAACTTCTAAACTTaagattgaaaaaattaaatattttgcctgatatttttcaaactaaatcttgaaaaaagtgtaaattgatatacttatgaaaatttaaaatttaaatcgaTTCAATTATTAGTtgggggtttaaattgatacaaccaaaaattcaaggtttaaattaatacaacccCAAAAAGTTCAggaatataaattgaaatttgccCTTATTTTTTTATCAGGAAAAAAAGCATATCTAACACGGCAGCCATATTCATGATCATTGCATTAGATACATAAAGAAACTAAAATATTCTTAACAtatctctttttatttttatttatctttttcttttctttttcatatccTTTTAACCATGTATCAAATCTATGataattaataacaatttatagaaaaatgaaataatagcCACAAAAGAGCAAAAGTAGAAATATTAAGAACAATAAAAAGGCATAAACAATGCAAAACTTCTGCATTTCCTTCTATAAACagctaaaaaaaaacttagatacCAAACAATATTCATTCCATCATCTTACAGAATTGGACTATTATTCGACTAGACCGACCGAACGACCAAGTTATCAACTTGACATCTATGAAATCCTATGTCTAAGGTTATAGCTCTGTTCTTCCTGTTACATGTAGTAATACAATTTTGGTAACTTGATCTTTCACTATATTGCCTAATAGGAACTAGTCCTAGAAAGGGGAAAAAACATTATACAAGTTACAGAATTAGATCTTTCCAGAGCGAAAATGAGATGCAAAAAGATTTTACAATTTAAAGTGTTaagaaaaaatcaaactaattgAAAGATATAAAACAGCAAAAGGGCAGGCAGCTAGCTTACAACATGAGTTTGGTAACCATCTTCACAAGTAGATGAAAATGTCAGCAGGCATGGAGATTTAAAACAGGAAAACGCTCTGAGGGGTTATTGATCTCTCCATCTTGGACTCAATAAGGAAAAAACCCCTGAAGGAGATAATGGAAACATGACCCCTGGAGAAGGTGGTGGATGAGGCCCTGGACCTAAGATCCCTGATTGAGGCATGGATGGAAATGCGAAATTAGGAGTCAGCGGCGGAGAAAACTGAATCCCCGGTGAGAGTAATGGATACGGTGATTTAGGGGACAACAAATTGTAGTGGCCAGTAGGAGAAGGCAATAGAAACTGGGAAGTCGGGGAAGGTAAAAGGGTGGGACCGTTCCAGTGCGGTGAAGGAAAGTTTGGGACAGGGGGTGGAGGACCATTTATTCTTGGGGATGGAAGAACAGGAACAGGTGGATTTGGATTAGGCAATAAACCAGATGGAGGTACATGAGGAGGATGCATTTGACCTGGAATCTGAGGTTGTGGTACAAATTGAGCCTGGTTTGCTACTGGAGATGGATTCatcattgaattttgaagatAACGCATATAGGCCGAAATAGGAGACTCGGCAGCAGGGTTTGGCCAGTTCGAGTCTCCTCCTGGTGCCATTGGTGGCCACTGTCTTGGAGGTGGCTGAGCAAATGGTGGAGGTCTAGGCACATTGTTATTGACTAGAGTCTGTGGTGGAGGAATGGGAACAGGGGCAGGGATAGGAGCAGGCATATTTGATCGATTAATCGGCGTTAACGGGGGAGGTCTTATTCTCTGCAACCGCATACTTTGGGgttttggtggattttgtggTGGTCTAGGAGGAGGCTGATGATCCTGAGATGGTGAGCCTGTAAGCTGTTGAACAATATTCCTAAAATCATTCTTACTTATGTTGTAAATTTGTGGCTGGGGTTGAGGCCTAGCAGCATTATTACCAAAATTTGGTTGGTGTATTGGACTCTTCCTAATATTCTTCCCCATTTTGTTAACACCCAAATTCTCATTTTGCCTGTTTCTATCCATCTCCGCAATAACTAACTAAAGAAATCTAGAAAAAAAACAGCAATCTAATCAAATCCCACTTCTCCTAAAGTCCCAACAATTCAGAACATTCACAATCCTTCAACAGAACAAATCCACTGAAACCAGTTTCTAAATCcaacaaatccaataaacagGAAGAGAAATCCAACCAACAAAGCAGAAGAAGCaacaagaacaaaaacaaaagcatACCCTTCACTTGATCCTCCGCAATTTAAAAATCCCAGAAGCCGTCAACCGCATAGCCATTCTCAGAAAGCAAAGAGAACCCAGAAATGGTATGAACAAGAAAACCAATTAAATAGGCACCTCCCAACAAAACAAAGATTTCTGACGTCTTAAACactatgaagaagaaaggagtaGTAAACGCGAGGAAAAAGGAGAACAAAAATGAAGACCAAAGGGTGGAAACTGAGGGAAGTGGAAAGGAATTACGCGGTGAAATTGAGGATCTGAGACGACAAAGAAAAGGTCTAAACCCTAAGGAAAGGAGGatcaaagatgtgaagaaaaaaCCTAA contains:
- the LOC120091654 gene encoding protein HAIKU1-like, translated to MDRNRQNENLGVNKMGKNIRKSPIHQPNFGNNAARPQPQPQIYNISKNDFRNIVQQLTGSPSQDHQPPPRPPQNPPKPQSMRLQRIRPPPLTPINRSNMPAPIPAPVPIPPPQTLVNNNVPRPPPFAQPPPRQWPPMAPGGDSNWPNPAAESPISAYMRYLQNSMMNPSPVANQAQFVPQPQIPGQMHPPHVPPSGLLPNPNPPVPVLPSPRINGPPPPVPNFPSPHWNGPTLLPSPTSQFLLPSPTGHYNLLSPKSPYPLLSPGIQFSPPLTPNFAFPSMPQSGILGPGPHPPPSPGVMFPLSPSGVFSLLSPRWRDQ